A region of Salvelinus namaycush isolate Seneca chromosome 9, SaNama_1.0, whole genome shotgun sequence DNA encodes the following proteins:
- the LOC120053368 gene encoding transcription factor jun-D-like translates to MMKDMSLNLANSTNLKPNLRDTESILISPDLGLLKLATPELERLIIQSNGMVTTTPTSQFLYPKSVTDEQEFAEGFVKALEDLHKQNQLNGGTCAQTNSMDLSTNVAPVTIHLDLPVYTNLNSYGNGPLGTTVNYSTDTVPFPPPPSHHLGSTQQQAHSRLQSLKDEPQTVPDVHSFGDSPPLSPINMDTQERIKAERKKLRNRIAASKCRKRKLERISRLEDKVKNLKTQNTDLASTASVLREQVAQLKQKVFNHVNSGCQLSPHQVQVY, encoded by the coding sequence ATGATGAAGGACATGAGTTTAAACCTggcaaattccacaaatttaaaGCCCAATCTCCGCGACACCGAGAGCATCCTCATCTCCCCGGACCTTGGCCTGCTGAAACTGGCCACCCCGGAGCTAGAGAGACTCATCATTCAGTCCAACGGAATGGTCACAACAACACCAACCTCTCAGTTTCTCTACCCCAAGTCGGTAACCGACGAACAGGAGTTTGCGGAGGGATTCGTCAAGGCGCTCGAGGACTTACACAAACAGAACCAGCTGAACGGCGGAACGTGCGCTCAAACGAACAGTATGGACTTAAGCACCAATGTTGCTCCTGTCACCATACACCTGGACCTACCCGTCTATACGAACTTGAACAGTTATGGCAATGGGCCTTTGGGCACCACTGTCAATTACTCCACAGACACTGTCCCCTTCCCACCACCTCCCTCTCATCATTTAGGCTCCACACAACAGCAAGCGCATTCCCGGCTGCAATCTTTGAAGGATGAGCCGCAGACAGTCCCTGACGTGCACAGCTTCGGCGACAGTCCGCCACTGTCGCCTATCAACATGGACACGCAGGAGCGCATTAAAGCCGAGAGGAAAAAGCTGCGGAATAGAATTGCTGCGTCCAAGTGTAGAAAGAGGAAACTGGAGAGGATATCCAGACTCGAGGACAAAGTTAAGAACCTAAAAACTCAAAACACTGACCTGGCCTCAACGGCAAGTGTACTCCGGGAACAAGTGGCTCAGCTAAAACAAAAGGTTTTTAATCATGTGAACAGCGGATGCCAGTTATCACCACATCAAGTTCAAGTGTACTAG
- the LOC120053682 gene encoding U6 snRNA-associated Sm-like protein LSm4 isoform X2, which translates to MLPLSLLKTAQNHPMLVELKNGETYNGHLDGDKFWRMPECYIRGSTIKYLRIPDEIIDMVKEEVVSKGRGRGGMQQNKQQGKGRGGGAGRGVFGGRGRGMPGVGMPGVGRGQQQQQEKKPAGGKPQGVKNQH; encoded by the exons ATG CTACCTCTATCTTTGCTGAAGACTGCACAGAACCACCCTATG TTGGTGGAGTTGAAGAATGGAGAGACGTATAATGGACACTTG GATGGAGATAAATTTTGGAGGATGCCTGAGTGTTACATCAGAGGAAGCACCATAAAGTACCTGCGTATCCCTGATGAGATCATCGACATGGTGAAGGAAGAGGTGGTGTCCAAGGGCCGCGGGCGAGGGGGCATGCAGCAGAACAAACAGCAGGGCAAGGGTCGAGGGGGAGGAGCAGGCAGAG GTGTGTTTGGAGGCCGTGGTCGGGGCATGCCAGGAGTGGGCATGCCAGGAGTGGGCAgaggccagcagcagcagcaggagaagaAGCCTGCTGGTGGCAAACCTCAGGGAGTCAAGAACCAGCACTga
- the LOC120053682 gene encoding U6 snRNA-associated Sm-like protein LSm4 isoform X1 produces MLPLSLLKTAQNHPMLVELKNGETYNGHLVSCDNWMNINLREVICTSRDGDKFWRMPECYIRGSTIKYLRIPDEIIDMVKEEVVSKGRGRGGMQQNKQQGKGRGGGAGRGVFGGRGRGMPGVGMPGVGRGQQQQQEKKPAGGKPQGVKNQH; encoded by the exons ATG CTACCTCTATCTTTGCTGAAGACTGCACAGAACCACCCTATG TTGGTGGAGTTGAAGAATGGAGAGACGTATAATGGACACTTGGTCAGTTGTGACAACTGGATGAATATAAATTTACGAGAAGTCATCTGCACCTCAAGG GATGGAGATAAATTTTGGAGGATGCCTGAGTGTTACATCAGAGGAAGCACCATAAAGTACCTGCGTATCCCTGATGAGATCATCGACATGGTGAAGGAAGAGGTGGTGTCCAAGGGCCGCGGGCGAGGGGGCATGCAGCAGAACAAACAGCAGGGCAAGGGTCGAGGGGGAGGAGCAGGCAGAG GTGTGTTTGGAGGCCGTGGTCGGGGCATGCCAGGAGTGGGCATGCCAGGAGTGGGCAgaggccagcagcagcagcaggagaagaAGCCTGCTGGTGGCAAACCTCAGGGAGTCAAGAACCAGCACTga